In Conger conger chromosome 5, fConCon1.1, whole genome shotgun sequence, the DNA window ATCTTCCAGTTCGCGAGGCAAAATCTAATTTTCAGCCTAATGAACTGAGGTTGTCTCATCAAAATTACGGTGAGGTTATTGATTGGCTACATATCTTTGACAGCAACGTGCTCTGCAATTTAGCACTAATAAAATGTCTACAGGGTGACTGTAGTGATAGCTACAGCAGTGGGCTGTTGGAATCTTGATACGAGGCAGAGACAACAAAGTCGGTGATCTGACGTATCACCcccaaaattacattaaaaaatgcaGTTATTTGATGATGACAATGAGGGCTTGCTAGCTAATATAATATAGGATTGCTGATAATGTTCACAAAGTGACAGTAGCTTAaaactgtaataataaaaaaataaggacAACAAGATGTATCGCTGACCTTATTGTCCAACATAGCTGCAGAGTATTTCTTAAGGTGATATTACAGTTGTCCCAGTCCCACTATAGAGTGTAGATGAAGAAGACAACTTCTGTAGTGAAGCTTATTCTCTGTACAATCATAGTTGCACTAACCatgcaacaataataaacaattagTGTGctctccagaattattggcacccctaataaAAATGAAGCGAAAAGGCTGTATATTATAAACAACACAAGATAATAAAAtacatgttatgttcaaacctctgggaaaactatatatttttatttcagtacatttagtctcatgttttacattttttaaatctaaaaatatatacttttccAATATGTATGAACATAAAGTATAGATTATTAACTGTGTTGTTTACTAAATACAGTCTTGcttcttcatttttatgaagggtgacaataattctggaccccATTGTAGTTGTGTGGCATACACGGGCATGCTAAAGATACAGCCCATGTCATAAAAATCTCACCAAAATTGGCAACCCTGCTTAACTAGGTGACCTTTGTACTTGCTAGTTaatcgctagctagctaaaagtTATTTCTTATGGCTCTTTTGGCTTGTTTACTAGGTTACCTTTTTGCAGAGCTTGGTGGTTTTTTGCACAGCTAGCTATGTCGCATCGCCACCTAGCcacctaaaaataataattgacaTTAACTATATGGCACAAAGGCCAGTGACTTAAGTGGTGGCACTGGCTGACAATAACATTAGCTAAGTTGTAAGCACTTTCTAAAAACACAGCGAGCTACAGTACCTAGGTGGCATTTGCTGTAGggcttcaaatacttttccctCAGCCAGTAAGCTAGTTACACTGAGCTAACTGTAAAAccttgctagctaactagtaCGCTTAATGTACGACAGCTAATAAACTAGCTgttgtgtatgtgcttgcaATCTGGCTTGCTAATTAGCTGCCCTTTTGTGCCACCTAGTTGGCCAAAATGCCACATTACTGGTAGCTGGATTTTAAGCACAGCTAGCTTGATCTTATGGCCAGCTAGTTGGTCTAAATGACAGCTAGCTGGGGCTATTGTGGTACGTAGCTAGGTTGTATTCAGACAGTCGCTAGCTATGGAggaataaatgttaaaatggcATGCTCTAGGCTTCCTTTGGCTCTTATTGGCTCAGCGGGGTCGCATAAAAGGTGTGCTACAGGTATGGCTGACAGGGTATGAATGTGGTGGGGGAAAACTCAGCCTTTTGTAACACACGAGCAACAGCTCTGAGGTTCAACCTTCAGACAAAGAGTCCCCTCCCTACCCTGCCCCCAAGATGAGCCCGAAGCCCCGCCTCTATCCCTCCCCTTGTGTCCCATGTGACACTGAGGCTGGGTACTGCAGAGCTCGTCCCCTTTCCCTCATAAAGAGCCGAAAGGAAGATGCAGCTGAGCCTGTGGGCTTTGCCCAATGCCTGCTCGCATCCCAGCCTtgacacacacccaccaacaACTACAGTTTAATCAGCAACCGGGAGTACGAGGAAGAGGCCAATAAGATGAGGATCTTCCTAATAGCCCATTCTTCCCAGGTAAAGAACCGCAGTCTCCCTGCTACGGGCGGTTAAAAATAGAATTCCCTCGGTGCACACTTAATGAGATATGTAGGACGCCAGAGAGAACAGAGCACAAAGCTCGACTGAATATGGGggcggtctgtgtgtgggggggatgaAATCTCTGTCCTCATATGTTAATTCTCCaatcatttaaaacattttttatttaacctttgttTAACCAGGAATgtcccattgagattaaaaatctctttttcaagagagacctgACCAGGGCAGGCAGCAgcacaaataattataaaaacagtTTCATGCAAACCACAAACGGCAAATTACATAAAGTTCATTAACAAGCATGAATACAAAAGTGAAACTAGGTAATTAAGCAGTTGAAGCAATTTAGAATATAACAATCAAGGGAAAATCAAAACACATTAAGTCATCATATTAAGGTAGTGCCTACATCAGTACCATGCCACAGTGGAACAGTGAAGTCCTGATTGGCCCTTTTGAAGCCCCAGCCCCTCCTCCCCTCAAGATGTCCAGGGATTGAGACATTCTGAGTAGTGCACCCCAGTGCCGTGTTCTAAATTGTCAAATTATCACCACAGATCATAAAGAAAAGTGCTGTCAGCCTTGCCCTTCAttcatccccccccctctctctctctctctctctctctctccccctcccccttgccTCCTGTAATGCCTATCAATGGGGAGGACATACATGTATTCCGGGATAACATACTATGCAACAATATACTGTGTAGCTTGTGGTGTAAGGAATACTGATTAGCTCTATTGCTCCTCTGTAGTATTCTGTGGTGTGCAGTGTAAATAGTGATCAGTACTTTAGCTCAGTTGTGGTATATTGTATAGGTTGTACTGTCAAAAGTCATCAGTACTAAATCAATTGCGGTATACTGTGTGGCTTGTGTGGAGAATAGTGACCAACACTAGCTCAGCTATGCTGCGGCTTTTCATGGGTGACGGTATCAGAGCGCACTCATGCTCCAAGGATTCCTGCTCGCACGGGTACAGGTCGTCAACAGTGACACATCAAAAAATTATTCCTCCGAGAACGAGCTGCTGCTTTACGGCAGTCTTTTGAACTTACATGCTTGGGAAATATAAGTATACAGCGAGGCTGCTTCCCAGTGTATTCTTAGCTTTTCGTATCTTTTCTCTGATACTgctcattgttgtttttgtgcttATGTAGTTTGAGTAGTGCTGTGGGAGGCCGTGCTGCAGGTGTAGAGTGCTGGGAGCACGTTTTTCAAGAGATACTCACCGCAATTCACTGCCCACCACGTGACACAGAACAGCTACTCGACTAGAACAACTGCTGCGGATAGGTGTTAATCTATCAGGGAAGATAATATTCACCCCTGAATATATTCTATGAAGAATATAGGGTACATTTATGAAGGCCAATATGCAAATGTGGGAGCGATGTTGTCTACAATGTTACCAGTGTTCTGGCATTTGCAGCTCCTTTTGTTGACAAGTGCTTACTTTTTTATGAAGATGATAGCTTTGTTTGACAGTCCCAGAGCTTGCATTAACCCCATCCACGCTGTTGAGAATTTGACGTACCAAATTAGTGTtagtgtgagaaaagcacttCAGATTCGTATCTGCCTCTTATAAAACAACAGGTTCCCCCACGCCATATGAACGGCTTACAATGGACCGAGTCAGAGAATTCAGAagaattcagaagttgcatgaataaacacattgtttttgttcttaGCTTACTTTTATTCTACAACCAGTcaacatatttccagtttggtagaaatacaagtttgttttgaaaattatttgatacatttatggaaccaaatatcccacctggttatgaagctaagactgttttctgactaacgttgaagtttattttgtaatccgttcgagaaaactatgtttttgccgGGACTATATCTAAGCAAATACCGTCTTTTAACTACTTGTTATTGTTCCGCCAGGATGCAAGGAAAGGAAGTGACGGAAGGATGTGAGGATGGAGAAAATCAGGAAACATCCTTCATCTTTCAAGCATCAAATTGCAGCCATGTCTATCACAGATGTGGCAGGTGGAGAGAGGTAGATCCACAGGTCAATAAGTTCCtaaaaaaaatactgcaaagGATGCACTTATGTTTGTTCGCTCAATAATTCTTTGGGAGCCTCATAGCTCCTTGCTgcttgtgtaacaggtgagaatttgcctgagtccgaggtgggatttgaaccccagcctctcacttgtaccaaattatttgttgaacgaacgcgttaccagtcagctaaagatgaACTCGccactagccaagggcaacaacgttcttttgaatttgagggttacgtcatcggggagtgttgtcgaggtaatctttacattacattacattattggcatttggcagacgctcttatccagagcgacgtacaacaaagtgcatacccataaccagggataagttcgctgaaagaccctagaggtaagtacaatttcaactgctacctgtacaacaaagataaggacatgggccatttttttttttttttgaacaaacaaacaaacaaacagagcaaaagtcaccaaagttaactatccaaacactgctaatctgctaccagccttcgcttttcactgcaccatccatgcttactagcgaactagctgagctaaccatgctacacttgCTCCTTGATCTAGTTCAAAGTGCACCTTGATCAATTTCTGGGCCAGATGTGGGCTGAGGAGACAGCCTGAGGAGACAAAATAAGTGCTGGAAATGAGTGCTTGAAAAGTGCTTGTGCTTTCCTTGCATTCTTTTCTtgcatcctcctcctccttttggTGGAGCTACGGTGCTGGGAAAGGATACAAGGAAAGAATACAAGGATTGAGGCCCCAGACTTCTCACACAACCATTCACAAGACCACTCCATCTTGACCATGTCCCACACATGTCCACACAATGAGGCCTcgttccaatcacttattttatcaTTGTCTCCGTGCACCTGGAAATCTGTtgaggtctgccatctttaagggcattccaacccattaaatgcTACTTGAAGGGGTGAGGAGCTTGGAGACTCCCAAAAgattcttgagcaaggaaacacaaGCACGTCCTTTGCGAAGTATTTTTCCAGAATGTGACATATGTACGATCGACCTCTGGagccacctctccccatctgctacTTCTGCAATTGATGGGGCTTCAGACTTGAAAAAGCAAGGACGTTCCATTTGCCTTATAAATGTTTCCGTGCATGCTTTCCTTGTCTCCTGTCCTTGCTTTctccaatgggtggagctaggagcgaGGAAAGGAGGTGAGGAAAGGAAGCAGTAAGGAATCAGTAAGAATCCCAAGAGAGATTCTACTGGTTTTCTTTATTGTAGTCATAATGGTTGACACAATAGTCACATTCCAGTGCTTGGTTAAAACAGATTAGCCTGTTTAGCTGCGTTCTCTCTGCATATTTCAAGTGTCTAGGATATGACTTAGGCCTGGAATTCACCTTTCCTTCACATTAGTTGAGATTTTGTCAGCACTGACAATGATGTACATAAACAACAGATTATTCCTGTCATCTGTGAGAAGGGGATTGGGTTTAACTGGCTCCTCTTCAGTTAAAGAGTCAGTTATGGGAGGGGCTGTTATGTAAGTGGATGGCAGGATTAAAAACCAGACCTGCCATGTGTTTGAAAGGTGCTCTGGCATCTGGCTTGAGTAGACGACATAGGCGACCCTTgagttgtgtgatgtgtggagGGGCCTCAGCAAGCCCCCTCACTTGGGTGGGATTGGGGGTGTTGAAACATTGAACAGTGTCCGGACGTGCTGCATGAGTGAGCAGGCTCCCATGCTGTCTCACTGTGCTCTTTAGACTCCAGGAAGCTTCTCCTATGCAGGTCTATTTTCCAAATAAGGCTAAACCCTCATGTTGTTAGCCCTCATGTCATCGTCACTAGTTTCCCAAAAAGGCTTAACCGTCATGTCTTTAATATTGTGAGTAATAtttaataaagataaaatatttagctttccctcctctctcaggtTTCTAAGCTTTATTGGCTTGGCAAGTCATTCTTATGTTAAGTgtcttactgtctgtctgtctctccctctctctctctccctctctctccctctctgtacccctccccccttctctctctctctctctctctctctctctctctgtatctctccctgCAGATGGCTCAGATCTGCTGAGGAAATCTGCCGGTGAGGGAGACCTGTACACTTCTCTTCTGTCCAACCAAAACTACTCCTTCCGGCAGGGCATCTCCACAGACAGCAAGAGCAAGGCTCAAGACTGGATGCCCAGCCTGGAGACACACAGCATGTTCAGCTCTGACTCCGGCATCGAGATGACCCCAGGGGAGTCCATGGACTTCACCAAGAACCTTCTGGAATCGGATAAGACGGAGGCCTACAACTACATGGACATCAGCCACGGGGAGAAACCCCAGTCAgtggagcagcagcaggtcGGAGGGGCCCTGGGGAGCTGGGGTGAGGTGACGGGGCCCGCGCTCGGTCAGTACATGGAGAAGAGCGCCAGCTCGGCGGTGGAGACCCTCGGCCCGGCCCTGGACTCGCAGACCTGCCCCTACGTGGAGGACCCCTCCGACGAGGAGCCGTCTGACCGCCAGCCCAGACCCAGGCAGGCCCCGGGCCCGGCCGCCAGCCCCATCACCATCACGCTGACGGAGACGGACTGCCCCGCCCCGCTCTGCCTGCCGCAGGTCACCGTGTCAGACAGGGACAGCATCCTCAGCCTGGGCCTGCAGGGGATCCCCACTGTCACCCTCTCTGAGCCAGAGGACGACAGCCCCGGGTCCTCCACCCCACCATTCACAGGTACAGCCCTTCTGAATTTCCAAACAACAGAGCAACATTGAGGAAATATTTGGTTTAAAGTTTAAAGAAATGAGGAAAGAATACAAAAGGGGAATGTAAAAAAGGAATAGATATATGTCACTAGTCCAAAAAGCTGAAATTGTAGAAAGATGGAGCTGACTTGATATCTGATACTCATTTTcaccatctctctttctcactctctctccctctccctgtctctctcgctctcattctctctctctctctctctctctctctctctctctctctctctctgtcgatGTAGAGGAGTCTGACTCCCCGTCTGAACCCCTGTTCCAGGCCAGCGGTGTGGGCGCTGTGAGTTCAGTCCAGGATCAGGCTTCAGTCACTTCCCAAAAACAGCCCGGCCCTCCCACAGAGGTGGGGGCTAAGCCCCTCAAGACCGAGTCGCACGCCCCGGTGGTCCGCGACCTAGACGGCAGCAGCGCGGAGTCGGGCGACTCCGAGATCGAGCTGGTGTCCGAAGAGCCGCCCCCCCGCAAACAGCCGTCCGCCCCCgcgccccccacgccccccgcACCCCCGGTCATCCAGTACAGCATCCTGCGTGAGGAGCGGGAGGCCGAGCTCGACAGCGAGCTCGTCACCGATTCCTTTGACGCCTCCTCTGCCTCCGAAGAGAGTCCCAAGAGGGCCCAGAGTTACCCCGCCCAGAAGGGCCAGAGGGCTGCTTCCCGGCTGGCCGACGTCCCCCCCGTCCCGGCCTCCCACGCTCCCCTCTCGCCCCCGGCCGTGGCCACCCCAGCCTCACCCCCTGGCCTGAAGGAGACGGCACCCGTCGAAAAGGCTCCGGTCTCCGGTCACGTGGGGGACGGCCCTGCAGCCAAACCCAAGCCCCCGCCTGCTGCCGTGGAGCCCCCGGAGGTCCGGAGGGAGCAGACTCTGGAGGATAAGGCCGGGAAGAAGAGGCGAGCCAGCCAGGGGAGAAGGGACTCAGAGAAACGGGTCGCCACTGCCGTCTTCTTGCAGGGCCTGGACAGACAGAAAGGTGAGCTCTATCTCAAACAGCACATTTCAGCCTCTACATGGCTGTCCCTGCTGGTGCAAAGCATTATTGCATCCAGGGTTTCCCATTCAGTgcactttttttccctttgatgTCTGTTATGTTTTGAAGCACAGCCTGTAGCCaattggttaaggtacatgactgggccataACTGGGCCCTTGACTGGGGTCATGACTGGGGCCATGACTGGGGTCATGACTGGGGCCATGACTGGGCCATAACTGGGCCCGTGACTGGGTTCATGACTGGGGCCATGACTGGGCCATAACTGGGCCCATGACTGGGGTCTTGACTGGAGCCCGTGACTGGGGCCCGTGACTGGGGTCTTGACTGGGGCCGTGACTGGGGTCTTGACTGGGGCCGTGACTGGggcccacaaggtcagtggttcaagccccggtgtagccacaacaagaactgcacagctgttggcccctggagcaaggcccttaaccccacattgctccaggggaaactgtctcctgcttagtctaatcattacattacattacattattggcatttggcagacgctcttatccagagtgacgtacaacaaagtgcatgtacccataaccaggggtaagtgcactgaaagaccctagagggaagtacaatttcaattgctacccgtacaacaaagataaggacaagggccaaatttttttttttttatcaacaaatcaacaaacaaacaacaaagcaaaagtgaccaaacttaactatccaaatactgcttacctagccaactaaaaataccgaaacactatgcaaatcacaaagacaacaattaaggttcacagggaggtagggagggatggggagaggtgctgcttgaagaggtgcgtcttcagtttgcgcttgaaggtggggagagattctacagtccTGACTTCAACGGGCAGTTTGTTCCaacaccgtggagccagaacagacagtagttgtgagcgtgaggtggaggttctgagagggggaggtgccaagcggcctgtggaggctgaacgaagaggtctggcaggggtgtagggtctgatgattttttgtaggtaagctggggaagaccccttaactgcttggaaggctagcaccaatgttttgaatttgatgcgagccatgacaggcagccagtggagggaagtacgcaagggggtgacgtgtgagtatttgggaaggctgaagaccagacgagctgctgcattctggataagttggaggggtctgatggcggacgctgggaggccagccaagagggaattgcagtagtccaggcgggacagaatcatcacttggaccaggagctgggtcgagtagggggtgagaaaggggcggattctccgtatgttgtagaggaagaacctgcatgaccgggtcaccgccgcagtgttctcggaaagggacagtctgctgtccatcaccacgccaaggttccttgcactgggtggtggcgtgagtgtggtatccccgagggaaatggagagatccaggtggggagaggtattagcagggatgaatatcatttcagtcttgcctgggttgagctttagataatggttgtccatccagctctggatgtcactcaggcaagcagagatacgggcagaaacctgtgtatcagatggtgagaacgagatgaagagtttggtatcatccgcatagcagtggtaggatagcccatgtgcagtgatcacagggccaagggaacgagtgtaaagagaaaaaagaagcgggcctaggactgagccctggggaactcctgtggcaaggggcagaggtgtcgatactgtaccagcccaggcatcctggaaggagcgaccagagaggtaggactcaatccagtccagggctgtgccacagatgcccgttgctgacagggcggacaggaggatggagtgatccacagtgtcgaaggcagcagagagatctagaagaatgaggacagaggagaggaaggctgCTCGTGCaacatggagcgactcactgacggagaggagcgcggtctctgtcgagtggcccgatctgaagccagactgatgggggtctagcaggttgttgttagaaaagaaagaagaaagttgagtagaagcagctcattCTAATCATCTGTAAGGCACttgaataaaagcgtcagctataTGAGATATGTTATTATAAGCTCAATGACATTTATAATACCATGCTGAATTTACATACAATTCGGCCCAGTCTTGCAGGAATGCTCTGCCACTTGTGTAGACAACACAAGCAAGTGAATGAAGAGGGGCAAGGCAGAGAAGAGTTTTATTGAGGTGCCACCATCTCACTATGCCCGCCACAAGAAATCCTGGGGGAAACACTGCAACTTTTTACAGTGTTGCAATTAGGCTGTGGTGAATGAAAATTGcaactttttttcttattaGGTTGTAGAAAGTTAGCATTCACTTTATCGTTTTGAGCCCTGAGACAAGTGCTCAGTTCAAACTTCAAAGAAATCTCACAGCATCTttctctgcactgcaaaaaatttgaaatttcctctccccattggcaaatcttgaaatgagtcaaactttctcacctcattggcagttctTTTGGTCTCATTTAGaaaaaagtaacagaaataagattttaagtgtaaatataagacCAAGatacttgttatttttttgttttttgcagtgtgaaggACATGTAAATATAGCACATGCCAGTggctaatataataataatagctagtCTGTAATAGcttgttgtttgtaacttgGTGCTAAAGATcgcatcactctggataatggCGCCTGCTGGTTGTATGAATAAGAACAGCCTCCTTTACTCGGTCAACATCATCGCTTGTAATCCAGTGGTACTGTAATGGTTGTGTGTGAAAGGTGAAGTTTCCCTTGGCTATGGGCATCCACAAATAGAAAACAGTGGTTTgtgccaaaaaaagaaatgccgAGTCACGCTGACTTGGTGTGTTGCTTTTTTTTAACGGGGTGGGACTGTGACAAATCTGCAGGAATAGAAAGGGGGCGGGCAGTGATGCTGGAGCTTTGGGTCATCTCCTCACAACTGGGTCAGCCGGGCCTCTGGGCAGCTTCATTGGTGGAGGAGAGTCTGTGATGTCACCCCCGACGGCACGCCCCTCCCCCCTGAAGTCATATAATACCCCAGCTGCTAATCTAGATTATCGAGCAGGATTAGCAGGACGCTCTTTAATGGAAGTCAGAAAAAAAGTCAGGACTGTGACTGTTCAaacgtatgagtgtgtgtgtgtgtttgtgttgtattgcatgtatgtgtatgtatgtgagagagagaggtagttGCATAGTTGATATCACCCTGGACCCCCCTCCTGTTAGCAGGAAGCTATTATGAGCCTGAACTTGCTCTGTCATCCAGAGAGGCAAATGAGTCTTTGCATCTGTGTGATATCTACAAAGGGCTGAGCAGCGCCCCCTGTAGGACAGAACCCTTATTTCTGGCCGGGCCTTTAATTGGTCATCATTATGGCTTAAGCCCCCACTCCAATGCCACTCCGCTCGTGAGACAGaccctgtctgtaacccagCGCGGATGCACAGTAGTGTTGTCAGAATCCTGAAGGGccgcagctgctgctgctttctGGCTCATTGATTGCCAAAGGAATGCATACACCATGGCTGGGATTTATTCaatatttgttcttcattttgcccttcacacacacacacacacacacacagaagaagtGTTCCATCTGTGCTTACTCACAAGCCAGAGTTACAGAGAATTGTcgcttaaccctcctattattaAGAGAGTATGACTGCTTTTATGtctggggtcaaattgaccccaacagtttaaataaacacaaaattgcaaatgaaaaatgttgacgCTTTGTGTGTCGCCTTCTTTTTTCTCCgaaattactagccttttatccatgaaTAGGAAacatctgtgagaaacatctaatttaaagcctgaggtacaggaagtgaaagttcaggaacatccacaaagaaatctgagataaaaataatattggcattttatacagttacagggggtccatacaacacatgcaaagttggtacaggacttctgaaaacaaaacataatgttTATTGCACTCGCGCTTTTTCACACAGAGTTACAAGCCCTGTGTTTTGTTGCTGTATTCCAGCTTGTTGTTCCTTAATTGATGAACTAAAGGAGTCGTTTATATAGTTACCTCATATAGTCTGGTTCATAGTTACTTTTTGTCTGAAATGGTTGCAGGTACAATATgtacgatttttgtgttcaaacattgttacaagaccattgtaaatcccttcctatcattgaaaaaggataactgacatgttgactcaccctctgcctgtgtttatggtccttaaattcaaaatatgcagttcaaagactctgtaccaaaacagtgTATAGCTGTTCAATAAGTCAAGctcatttgttgaaaattggtactaattgccacagccaatggtgtggggagGTTTCAACGTTGGCGGCCTCCAAGGACAAGAGTGAATAGCACTGGAACAGTGCATAGCATTCATATGCTTGCATCTTTAGCTACATGGTTGAAAGTTTGGATGTCAGGCTGGGTACAGCTATTGTACCCAGGAGCAGGATGTGCCTCAGtacatatccagctgtataaatggatatatTATAAGCAGAGCAGTAGTTA includes these proteins:
- the LOC133128719 gene encoding reticulon-1-like isoform X1; translated protein: MSAKQREETDSEGRWFGEDFEKMERVGTTAHRFDENEDRQQSNRWEDETYEKQFYHQPESNQKQPPVTMETASTDGSDLLRKSAGEGDLYTSLLSNQNYSFRQGISTDSKSKAQDWMPSLETHSMFSSDSGIEMTPGESMDFTKNLLESDKTEAYNYMDISHGEKPQSVEQQQVGGALGSWGEVTGPALGQYMEKSASSAVETLGPALDSQTCPYVEDPSDEEPSDRQPRPRQAPGPAASPITITLTETDCPAPLCLPQVTVSDRDSILSLGLQGIPTVTLSEPEDDSPGSSTPPFTEESDSPSEPLFQASGVGAVSSVQDQASVTSQKQPGPPTEVGAKPLKTESHAPVVRDLDGSSAESGDSEIELVSEEPPPRKQPSAPAPPTPPAPPVIQYSILREEREAELDSELVTDSFDASSASEESPKRAQSYPAQKGQRAASRLADVPPVPASHAPLSPPAVATPASPPGLKETAPVEKAPVSGHVGDGPAAKPKPPPAAVEPPEVRREQTLEDKAGKKRRASQGRRDSEKRVATAVFLQGLDRQKAMDLLYWRDLKQTGPVFGSLMLLLFSLTQFSVVSVIAYLALAALSATISFRVYKSVLQAVQKTDEGHPFKSYLDVEVCLSQDQMQTYAEKAQHYINSSLKELRRLFLVQDLVDSLKFAVLMWLLTYVGALFNGLTLLILAVVSMFSVPVVYEKYQTQIDQYLGLVRTHVGSIVAKIQEKIPGAKRKEE